A window from Anser cygnoides isolate HZ-2024a breed goose chromosome 1, Taihu_goose_T2T_genome, whole genome shotgun sequence encodes these proteins:
- the B3GALT5 gene encoding beta-1,3-galactosyltransferase 5: protein MKTGGTWLGLLMGQGLLASRTRHFSSEWINMMDFTKLKILVCLVGLSCASFWFSYMNLTKLCIFCEKNQNFLLPTQTFRRIQGSFLQLPDIDCHKNPPFLVLLVASSYQHSNARMAIRQTWGKERMVASKRLVTYFLLGTTVNLTQQADITDESQKYKDIIQKDFIDTYYNLTLKTMMGIEWIHKFCNQSSFVMKTDTDVFVNVFYLTELLLRKNRTTRFFTGFLKLHEYPIRDRGSKWYVSIEEYPGKTYPPFCSGTGYVLSTDVASQIYNVSESILFIKLEDVFIGLCLDKLNIQLEELHSEQTFFPEKITFSVSRFKKIVMCHKVKPSEQLSYWNHLVTEEHRGVL from the exons ATGAAGACGGGAGGAACCTGGTTAGGTCTGCTAATGGGCCAGGGCTTGCTGGCTTCAAGAACCAGACATTTTTCCAGTGAATGGATAAATATG ATGGATTTCACAAAACTCAAGATTCTTGTTTGCCTTGTAGGGCTTAGTTGTGCCAGCTTCTGGTTTTCTTACATGAATTTGACCAAACTCTGtatattctgtgaaaaaaacCAGAATTTCTTACTACCTACACAGACTTTTAGGAGAATCCAAGGAAGCTTCTTGCAGCTCCCAGATATAGATTGCCATAAGAACCCACCTTTTCTCGTCCTGCTTGTGGCATCCTCATACCAGCACAGCAATGCCAGGATGGCCATCCGGCAAAcctgggggaaggagagaatGGTGGCCAGCAAACGCCTTGTGACATATTTCCTCCTGGGAACCACTGTGAATCTCACACAGCAGGCTGACATCACTGATGAAAGCCAAAAATACAAAGACATTATTCAAAAGGACTTTATAGACACATACTACAACCTGACTTTGAAGACCATGATGGGAATTGAGTGGATTCACAAGTTTTGTAACCAGTCCAGCTTTGTGATGAAAACCGACACAGATGTGTTTGTCAATGTTTTTTACCTCACTGAGCTGCTTCTAAGGAAAAATAGGACCACAAGGTTCTTCACAGGCTTTTTAAAACTGCACGAGTACCCCATAAGGGACAGAGGGAGTAAGTGGTATGTGAGCATAGAAGAATATCCAGGAAAGACCTACCCACCGTTTTGTTCAGGGACTGGCTATGTTTTATCCACTGATGTTGCTAGTCAGATCTATAATGTTTCAGAGAGCATTTTGTTCATCAAACTGGAGGATGTATTCATAGGACTGTGCCTTGACAAATTAAACATTCAGCTGGAGGAGCTTCATTCAGAGCAgacattttttccagaaaagattACATTCTCTGTTTCTCGCTTTAAGAAAATAGTGATGTGCCATAAAGTAAAACCATCTGAACAGCTGAGCTACTGGAATCACTTAGTGACAGAAGAACACAGAGGAGTGCTCTAG